From the genome of Polyangiaceae bacterium, one region includes:
- a CDS encoding TetR/AcrR family transcriptional regulator, whose protein sequence is MFADRGLAAAKVEEITSRAGVSKGAFYLHFKSKNDCFRQIVEGVLARLATAARHPARETVTGPSDVPNMLESRLQESVELFEFCWQNRGIMKMILDGGGGSPYAYLIDEFAAGIVQQSEVWIAHGVAMGIYRSDIDPTIVARLISGTYERLVRELIKQPRRPDIEGWARQAQDLLTRGLFPPGVSTVLDQKVKMHAAAKAPRSPQAEAKSNKYGDKYDCIASQVQRVGCVRNSHGHRHHRARRRSREGESRAKQRARSVETNHTGRRWS, encoded by the coding sequence GTGTTCGCGGACCGCGGCCTTGCTGCGGCCAAGGTCGAGGAAATCACGTCGCGCGCAGGCGTGTCGAAGGGCGCGTTTTATCTCCACTTCAAGAGCAAAAACGACTGCTTTCGCCAGATCGTCGAAGGTGTCCTCGCAAGGCTCGCCACCGCCGCTCGACATCCGGCTCGGGAGACCGTCACGGGCCCGAGCGACGTGCCCAACATGCTCGAAAGCAGGCTGCAAGAGAGCGTCGAGCTGTTCGAGTTCTGCTGGCAAAACCGTGGGATCATGAAAATGATCCTCGATGGTGGCGGCGGCTCACCCTACGCGTACCTCATCGACGAATTCGCCGCAGGCATCGTGCAGCAAAGCGAAGTTTGGATCGCGCACGGCGTCGCGATGGGTATCTACCGCAGCGACATCGATCCGACGATCGTCGCGCGACTCATTTCAGGCACGTACGAACGTCTCGTCCGCGAGCTCATCAAGCAACCGCGACGACCCGACATCGAAGGCTGGGCACGGCAAGCCCAAGATCTCCTCACGCGGGGCCTGTTCCCGCCCGGCGTGAGCACGGTTCTTGACCAGAAGGTCAAAATGCATGCCGCGGCCAAAGCTCCACGCTCGCCGCAAGCAGAGGCAAAATCCAATAAATACGGCGACAAATACGACTGCATCGCCTCGCAAGTTCAACGGGTGGGCTGTGTTCGCAATTCTCATGGCCATCGCCATCACAGGGCTCGTCGGCGCTCGCGTGAAGGCGAAAGTCGCGCAAAACAAAGAGCTCGAAGCGTCGAGACAAACCACACAGGCCGCCGCTGGAGCTGA
- a CDS encoding HlyD family efflux transporter periplasmic adaptor subunit: MLGIIDAAEAAAQARVAQTGVKVAEISLDMAKDGQKRTDTLFQQNAIAEAEKTTSTQRALLAAAQLEQARAQAKAVSVTLSNATLTAPFAGLVTRVPPGIGRIVGPGEPLFHIEDTSVLKLSASLSESDDVSSSLARR, translated from the coding sequence GTGCTCGGCATCATCGACGCAGCGGAAGCAGCAGCGCAAGCACGCGTGGCGCAAACGGGCGTGAAGGTCGCCGAGATCTCGCTCGACATGGCCAAAGACGGGCAAAAGCGCACCGACACGTTGTTTCAACAAAACGCCATTGCCGAAGCGGAAAAGACGACGTCGACGCAACGCGCCTTGCTCGCCGCAGCGCAGCTCGAACAAGCGCGCGCGCAAGCGAAGGCCGTGTCGGTGACGCTGTCGAACGCGACGTTGACCGCGCCTTTCGCAGGGCTCGTGACGCGCGTTCCCCCAGGCATCGGCCGGATCGTTGGGCCGGGTGAACCGCTCTTTCACATCGAGGACACGTCGGTGCTCAAACTATCAGCGTCGCTTTCGGAGAGCGATGACGTGTCGTCGTCGTTGGCTCGACGGTGA
- a CDS encoding efflux RND transporter permease subunit produces MNISAIAIKRPVFTVMVAVALLVLGIVGYRNSGPISFRTLHFRS; encoded by the coding sequence ATGAACATTTCAGCAATTGCGATCAAGCGGCCCGTGTTCACGGTGATGGTGGCCGTTGCGCTGCTGGTGCTGGGCATCGTCGGCTACAGAAACTCGGGACCGATCTCTTTCCGAACGTTGCATTTCCGGTCGTGA
- a CDS encoding efflux RND transporter permease subunit: MDTQVTKPIEDVVVSLNGIDQVRSFSREGVDDGRHFQARRGCSGSGDASA, from the coding sequence ATGGACACCCAAGTCACGAAGCCCATCGAAGACGTGGTGGTTTCGCTGAACGGGATCGATCAGGTGCGTTCGTTTTCGCGCGAAGGTGTCGACGACGGTCGTCATTTTCAAGCTCGACGTGGATGTTCAGGAAGCGGCGACGCAAGTGCGTGA